A window of the Henckelia pumila isolate YLH828 chromosome 3, ASM3356847v2, whole genome shotgun sequence genome harbors these coding sequences:
- the LOC140890988 gene encoding putative ribosome biogenesis protein C306.07c → MVSAVKQVIGAESRVNKSTIERAVSALLKYKSKQSASQKPQLFPDDDYVYLNLTLKKIPSKSRTKPFQISLPHPLLNLSSQICLIIDDRAQSPTHISEDIKKLVKSQNIPISKVLKISKLKTNYKPYEAKRKLCDSYDLFLVDKRVVHLLPKLIGKEFFKKKKLPLGVDLGKKNLKFQVERALGSALLYLRTGTCCVVKVGKVSMEKDELVDNVFDVIVGATEKVPKKWNGVRSLHLKFYDSVALPIYQALPDVKLKIEGAKSEKGAELVKSSDNEAESKEMSGMNDGNSGKKKKKKKTGRIHELQYMDVGDVMEKEDDKDMNGSEPVGIADNDEFVGQKTREGILMNESDADGNEETNAIEDDALTIRENMGNKRNKRETLKRGVLDELNGKPPAKKKAKAEKVEGRKSKEDRLTGLEKSGGKKGKKNMEHNGKTSGRIAKAKDVKPKKGASRE, encoded by the coding sequence ATGGTTTCCGCCGTTAAACAAGTCATCGGAGCCGAATCAAGAGTAAACAAGTCGACGATTGAGAGGGCCGTTAGCGCTCTTTTGAAGTACAAATCCAAACAATCTGCCAGCCAAAAGCCGCAGCTTTTCCCCGACGATGACTacgtctacctgaacctcaccCTCAAGAAAATTCCGTCGAAATCGCGTACCAAACCGTTTCAAATTTCGCTTCCTCACCCACTCTTAAACCTTTCGTCGCAGATTTGTTTGATTATAGACGACAGGGCTCAATCACCGACTCATATTTCTGAAGACATCAAGAAACTTGTGAAATCACAGAACATTCCCATCTCAAAAGTTCTTAAGATTTCCAAGCTGAAGACAAATTACAAGCCCTATGAAGCAAAAAGGAAGCTTTGTGATAGTTATGACTTATTTTTGGTGGATAAAAGGGTTGTTCACTTGCTGCCCAAGTTGATAGGTAAGGAGTTTTTCAAGAAAAAGAAGCTGCCTTTGGGGGTGGATTTGGGTAAGAAAAATTTGAAGTTTCAAGTGGAGAGGGCTTTGGGAAGTGCGTTACTGTACTTGAGGACCGGGACATGTTGTGTGGTGAAGGTCGGAAAAGTGTCCATGGAAAAGGATGAACTTGTGGATAATGTGTTTGATGTGATTGTGGGGGCTACTGAGAAGGTGCCAAAGAAGTGGAATGGTGTGAGGAGTCTGCACCTGAAGTTCTATGACTCTGTGGCTCTGCCGATTTATCAAGCTTTGCCAGACGTCAAGTTGAAAATTGAAGGTGCGAAAAGTGAGAAGGGAGCCGAGCTAGTGAAATCGAGTGATAATGAGGCTGAGTCTAAGGAAATGAGTGGGATGAATGATGGTAATAGtggaaagaagaaaaagaagaagaagactgGGAGAATTCATGAGCTTCAATATATGGATGTTGGCGATGTTATGGAGAAGGAGGATGATAAAGATATGAACGGGAGTGAACCAGTGGGGATTGCGGATAATGATGAATTTGTGGGACAGAAGACAAGGGAAGGAATTTTGATGAACGAAAGTGATGCTGATGGTAATGAAGAGACGAATGCTATTGAAGATGATGCTCTAACAATTCGAGAAAATATGGGGAATAAAAGGAACAAGCGTGAAACTTTGAAGAGAGGAGTTTTGGATGAGTTGAATGGGAAACCGCCGGCGAAGAAAAAGGCCAAAGCAGAGAAGGTGGAGGGCAGGAAGTCAAAGGAAGATAGGTTAACAGGTTTAGAGAAGTCCGGTGGAAAGAAGGGAAAGAAAAACATGGAGCATAATGGAAAAACAAGTGGAAGGATTGCAAAGGCGAAAGATGTGAAACCAAAGAAAGGTGCCTCAAGAGAATGA
- the LOC140893016 gene encoding uncharacterized protein: MDSRMGRMRDKPAAPLPLWAAAVALLLSQNLVIPVMSFEDQKSYYAPTPPTGGGHAAPTPSHGGGGRTPPVNCGNPPGGGPLPTTPSPPAGGAGGGGYYNPPPTSIPTPTTPPAGGAGGVTYNPPPTSIPLPTTPATPTLPIGSPPTIPIIGPGVPTIPGITVPSPPFSLTPVSPPFTCIYWSTNPALIWGLLGWLGTVGSAFGAPGLPGIGANMNLLEALSNTRKDGFGELYRQGTAAFLNSAADTRFPYTTTQVRNSFVAALGSNKAAATQARLFKIANEGKAKKRA; this comes from the exons ATGGATTCCAGAATGGGAAGAATGAGAGACAAGCCGGCGGCACCGCTGCCTCTGTGGGCTGCTGCTGTTGCTCTACTGCTTTCCCAAAACTTGGTCATCCCTGTCATGTCATTTGAGGATCAGAAAAGCTACTATGCTCCAACTCCTCCAACAG GAGGTGGGCATGCAGCACCAACACCTTCTCACGGAGGCGGCGGACGCACGCCACCCGTCAACTGCGGTAATCCTCCAGGCGGTGGACCTCTCCCCACCACCCCATCTCCTCCAGCCGGGGGTGCTGGTGGCGGCGGATATTACAACCCCCCTCCAACTTCAATCCCAACCCCAACTACTCCTCCGGCCGGAGGTGCTGGTGGCGTGACTTACAACCCCCCTCCAACGTCAATCCCTCTCCCAACTACTCCGGCTACTCCAACACTACCCATTGGAAGTCCTCCGACCATCCCGATTATCGGCCCCGGAGTTCCGACCATTCCAGGCATCACCGTTCCATCACCTCCATTTTCTCTCACGCCTGTCTCGCCACCTTTTACTTGCAT CTACTGGAGCACTAACCCTGCATTGATATGGGGTTTGCTTGGTTGGCTTGGAACAGTTGGCAGCGCATTCGGAGCGCCCGGTTTACCAGGAATCGGTGCTAACATGAACTTGCTAGAAGCTCTTTCAAACACTCGTAAGGATGGCTTTGGAGAGCTTTACAGACAAGGGACAGCTGCTTTTCTAAACTCCGCAGCTGACACGAGGTTTCCTTACACAACCACACAGGTCAGGAACAGTTTTGTGGCCGCGCTTGGCTCGAACAAGGCTGCAGCAACTCAGGCACGGCTCTTCAAGATTGCTAATGAGGGTAAAGCCAAGAAAAGAGCCTGA
- the LOC140890889 gene encoding mitogen-activated protein kinase 20 yields MQPEHRKKSSTEMDFFSEYGDASRYKIQEVIGKGSYGVVCSAIDTHTGEKVAIKKIRDIFEHLSDAARILREIKLLRLLRHPDIVEIKHIMLPPSRREFKDIYVVFELMESDLHQVIKANDDLTREHYQFFLYQLLRALKYIHTANVYHRDLKPKNILANANCKLKICDFGLARVAFNDTPTTIFWTDYVATRWYRAPELCGSFFSKYTPAIDIWSIGCIFAEVLTGKPLFPGKNIVHQLDLITDLLGTPSMDTISRVRNEKARRYLTSMRKKQPVSFAQKFPNADPLAIRLLERLLAFDPKDRPTAEEALGDPYFQGLAKVEREPSCQPISKMEFEFERRRVTKEDVRELIFREILEYHPQLLKDYINGVERTNFLYPSAVDQFKKQFAHLEENGGKSGPVIPLDRKHVSLPRSTIVHSNTIPPKEPSIIANAIDRQNEELFSWNSRELTGLHNGSSRTIQPQQRITQAKIGKVAGPVLPYENGDVIKDTYDPRNLVRSTVLPTQPPPLAYYYHRNGTGIPERSAAKTERELSSSHNKQIPNCSMASKFAPDIAINIDSNQYYIARAGVTQVDHVEDRAVMIDANLLQSKGQYSGLGVANMAAHRKVGGIQYGMARMYS; encoded by the exons ATGCAGCCGGAACACCGAAAGAAA AGTTCGACAGAAATGGATTTCTTCTCAGAATATGGTGATGCAAGCAGGTATAAAATTCAGGAGGTCATTGGGAAAGGAAGCTATGGTGTTGTTTGCTCAGCAATCGACACCCATACTGGTGAAAAAGTGGCAATAAAGAAAATACGTGACATTTTTGAACACCTTTCTGATGCTGCTCGAATTCTTCGAGAGATAAAGCTTCTCAGGCTTCTGCGACACCCCGACATTGTTGAGATTAAACACATTATGCTTCCACCTTCCCGAAGAGAGTTCAAAGATATCTATGTAGTTTTTGAGCTAATGGAATCTGATCTACATCAAGTGATCAAGGCTAATGATGATTTGACACGGGAACATTATCAGTTTTTCCTTTATCAATTGCTTCGTGCCCTTAAATACATCCATACAG CCAATGTATATCATCGAGATTTAAAACCGAAAAATATTCTGGCAAACGCAAATTGTAAACTCAAGATATGCGATTTTGGACTGGCAAGAGTTGCGTTTAATGACACACCTACAACAATATTTTGGACG GATTACGTTGCTACTAGATGGTATAGGGCTCCAGAATTGTGTGGCTCATTTTTTTCGAAG TATACTCCGGCTATAGACATATGGAGTATCGGCTGCATTTTTGCTGAAGTTTTGACTGGGAAACCACTTTTTCCTGGAAAGAATATAGTTCACCAACTTGATCTGATAACTGATCTTCTCGGCACACCTTCAATGGATACCATTTCTCGA GTGCGTAATGAAAAGGCTAGGAGATATCTTACAAGCATGAGGAAGAAGCAACCTGTTTCCTTTGCGCAGAAATTTCCAAATGCTGATCCTTTGGCCATTCGACTCTTGGAGAGGTTGCTTGCTTTTGATCCCAAGGACCGTCCAACTGCTGAAGAG gcacTTGGTGATCCTTATTTTCAGGGGTTGGCGAAAGTTGAGAGAGAACCGTCTTGCCAGCCAATTTCGAAGATGGAATTTGAATTTGAGAGGCGAAGGGTGACAAAGGAGGATGTTCGAGAGTTAATATTCCGTGAGATACTGGAGTACCATCCTCAGCTGCTGAAAGATTACATCAATGGAGTTGAGAGAACTAATTTTCTCTACCCTAG TGCTGTCGACCAATTTAAAAAGCAATTCGCTCATCTGGAAGAAAATGGTGGTAAAAGTGGACCAGTGATCCCACTTGACAGAAAACATGTTTCTCTTCCTAG GTCAACTATTGTACATTCGAATACAATACCTCCTAAAGAACCGTCGATCATTGCAAATGCGATAGACAGACAAAATGAAGAGTTGTTTAGCTGGAACTCTAGAGAACTTACTGGACTTCATAATGGTTCATCAAGGACCATACAACCACAACAGAGAATCACACAAG CTAAAATTGGGAAAGTTGCTGGTCCAGTTTTGCCTTACGAGAACGGGGATGTCATCAAAGATACATATGATCCTAGAAATCTAGTTAGAAGTACAGTCCTTCCCACCCAACCTCCTCCGTTAGCTTACTACTACCATAGAAACGGTACAGGAATACCAGAAAGATCGGCTGCCAAGACAGAGAGAGAACTATCTTCGTCACACAACAAACAAATACCAAACTGCAGCATGGCCTCCAAGTTTGCTCCCGATATAGCTATTAACATAGACAGCAATCAATATTATATTGCTCGAGCGGGGGTGACTCAGGTGGACCATGTTGAAGATAGAGCTGTGATGATCGACGCTAATCTACTGCAGTCGAAAGGTCAATACAGTGGGCTTGGCGTAGCAAATATGGCTGCCCACAGAAAAGTTGGCGGGATTCAGTATGGTATGGCAAGGATGTACTCATGA
- the LOC140890892 gene encoding uncharacterized protein codes for MADSEKNGSVDQCEEAGAGETVRVAESGSPKDSVVKSLEEEFSEAARSVEDEVAESSFVQEVEKLAYSSDPWAALKNLGGHKDEQNQGPPEGSKSPASDENVGESSEKTSEETRVVASNERDTDDLHENPKATHTQPFVAVSAGSRASWANCCGLLDFLKPSDQ; via the exons ATGGCGGACTCGGAGAAAAATGGAAGTGTGGACCAATGTGAAGAGGCCGGGGCGGGGGAGACGGTTCGGGTTGCGGAATCCGGGTCTCCCAAGGATTCTGTCGTGAAGTCTTTGGAGGAGGAATTCAGTGAAGCAGCAAGATCAGTGGAGGACGAGGTGGCAGAGTCTTCTTTTGTTCAAGAAGTTGAAAAGTTGGCTTATTCGTCGGATCCATGGGCTGCTCTCAAGAATTTAGGGGGTCACAAAGATGAACAGAATCAGGGGCCGCCGGAGGGGAGCAAGTCGCCAGCTTCGGATGAAAACGTCGGAGAATCCTCGGAGAAAACGTCCGAGGAAACTCGGGTTGTGGCCTCGAATGAGCGAGACACGGATGATCTGCATGAAAATCCAAAAGCCACACACACTCAG CCATTTGTTGCTGTAAGTGCAGGATCAAGGGCCTCTTGGGCGAATTGCTGCGGTTTGCTGGACTTCCTGAAACCTTCCGACCAGTGA
- the LOC140890820 gene encoding trifunctional UDP-glucose 4,6-dehydratase/UDP-4-keto-6-deoxy-D-glucose 3,5-epimerase/UDP-4-keto-L-rhamnose-reductase RHM3-like, producing the protein MAKYKPKNILITGAAGFIASHVANRLVRNYLEYRIIVLDKLDYCSNLKNLDPSRSFPNFKFVEGDVCSPDLVKYILDTENIDTIMHFAAQTHVDNSFGNSFEFIKNNVYGTCVLLEACKVFGKIKRFVHVSTDEVYGETDENAAVGNHEASQLLPTNPYSASKAGAEMLVMAYGRSYDLPVIITRGNNVYGPHQFPEKLVPKFILLAMNGKPLPIHGDGSNVRSYLYCEDVAEAFEIVLHRGEVGHVYNVGTDEEKRVLDVATDICRLFSLDPSQTIKFVENRPFNDQRYFLDTQKLKKLGWSERTKWENGLRKTMEWYLRNFDWWGDVSAALLSHPRMLSCHIIEKDHPNAGGNSDQDRMGCDEEEPISVPKSRL; encoded by the coding sequence ATGGCAAAATATAAGCCAAAGAATATCCTGATCACTGGAGCTGCTGGATTTATAGCGTCACATGTTGCAAATAGGCTAGTTCGGAATTACCTGGAGTACCGAATAATTGTTCTTGATAAGCTAGATTACTGTTCAAATTTAAAAAACCTTGACCCTTCCCGATCTTTTCCGAACTTTAAATTCGTAGAGGGAGATGTTTGTAGTCCTGACCTTGTGAAGTATATACTCGACACAGAGAACATTGACACAATTATGCACTTTGCGGCGCAAACGCATGTAGATAACTCATTTGGCAATAGTTTTGAGTTTATCAAGAACAATGTTTATGGTACTTGTGTACTTCTTGAGGCTTGCAAAGTTTTCGGGAAAATTAAGAGATTTGTCCATGTGAGCACTGATGAGGTCTATGGGGAGACGGATGAAAATGCCGCTGTGGGTAACCACGAGGCTTCGCAGCTCCTCCCAACAAATCCTTATTCTGCATCTAAAGCGGGGGCTGAAATGCTTGTTATGGCATATGGAAGATCATATGATTTACCGGTTATAATCACTAGAGGAAACAACGTATATGGTCCCCACCAATTTCCTGAGAAGTTGGTCCCAAAATTTATTCTCTTAGCTATGAATGGAAAACCCCTTCCAATTCACGGGGATGGATCCAATGTTAGAAGTTATCTTTACTGTGAAGATGTTGCCGAGGCTTTTGAGATAGTTCTTCACAGGGGTGAAGTGGGACATGTTTATAATGTTGGGACGGACGAGGAAAAGAGAGTTCTTGATGTGGCAACAGATATTTGTCGACTGTTTTCGTTAGATCCTTCCCAAACGATAAAGTTTGTGGAGAATAGGCCTTTTAATGATCAAAGATACTTCTTGGACACTCAAAAGCTGAAAAAGTTGGGATGGTCGGAGCGAACTAAATGGGAAAACGGTCTGAGGAAAACTATGGAGTGGTATTTAAGAAATTTTGACTGGTGGGGTGACGTTTCTGCAGCATTACTCTCTCATCCAAGAATGCTTTCGTGCCATATCATAGAGAAAGATCATCCCAATGCAGGGGGGAATTCTGATCAAGATCGAATGGGATGTGATGAGGAAGAACCTATAAGCGTACCCAAAAGTCGCCTTTGA
- the LOC140886475 gene encoding xyloglucan endotransglucosylase/hydrolase protein 24-like encodes MAAAMRFLDSSRALKYSSSPMLLLTILMACFLSSTCADFNRDAEITWGQGRGKILEGGRALTLSLDQYSGSGFQSRNDYLYGRFDTQLKLVPGNSAGTVTTFFLSSQGAGHDEIDFEFLGNSSGEPYTLHTNVYAQGKGDKEQQFRLWFDPTAAFHTYSIVWNPQRIIFLVDNSPIRVFNNNEAIGTPFPKSQPMRVYCSLWNADDWATQGGRVKTDWSRAPFVAAYRNFNIESSSKPLGDSLNGNQLAWRTQELDSRGRNRLRWVQQKFMIYNYCADSKRFPQGIPAECKRSRF; translated from the exons ATGGCTGCAGCAATGAGGTTTCTTGATTCCAGCAGGGCCCTGAAGTACTCAAGCTCACCAATGCTTCTGCTCACCATTTTGATGGCTTGTTTCCTCTCCAGTACTTGCGCTGATTTCAACCGAGACGCTGAAATCACTTGGGGACAAGGCCGTGGCAAGATTCTTGAAGGTGGCCGGGCATTGACTCTGTCGCTAGACCAGTATTCGGGATCCGGTTTCCAGTCCAGGAACGACTACTTGTATGGGAGATTCGATACCCAACTCAAGCTTGTCCCTGGAAATTCCGCTGGAACTGTCACCACTTTCTTC TTGTCATCTCAAGGGGCAGGACACGATGAGATCGATTTCGAGTTCCTGGGAAATTCTTCCGGGGAGCCATACACACTGCACACCAATGTTTACGCTCAGGGTAAAGGAGACAAAGAGCAGCAGTTTCGTCTCTGGTTCGACCCCACCGCAGCATTCCACACTTACTCCATCGTCTGGAATCCTCAACGCatcat ATTCTTGGTGGACAATAGCCCGATCAGAGTATTCAACAACAACGAAGCCATCGGAACTCCCTTCCCCAAAAGCCAGCCCATGAGAGTGTACTGCAGCCTCTGGAACGCCGACGACTGGGCGACGCAAGGCGGGCGGGTGAAGACGGATTGGAGCAGAGCTCCGTTCGTCGCCGCTTACCGGAATTTCAACATCGAATCTTCTTCGAAACCCCTCGGTGATTCTTTGAACGGGAACCAGCTTGCGTGGAGGACTCAGGAACTGGATAGCAGGGGCAGAAACAGGCTGCGATGGGTTCAGCAGAAGTTTATGATCTACAATTACTGCGCTGATTCTAAGAGGTTCCCTCAGGGAATCCCTGCTGAATGCAAGCGCTCCAGATTTTGA
- the LOC140890891 gene encoding peroxisomal and mitochondrial division factor 2-like → MADETTINGELSDHRELEISGDNSAKISGLTLKVSDLEQENDKINQQNKEYKQQIEELEDSVKVLGNENDEFQKQVSKVDTENKALGAVVARAAELEADVSRLQHDLVSTMSDLQETTAELSDMRSEMAGITQREEEKDVMLEAIDKERNLLVSKVENLEGVGSSMRNELEWKGKQVGDLKKRVEELETTLASSKNLEKLKNDLEKTVEKMKVEISVLESCLNEKEKMISAYEVKERAVVDAVNGGIERDGAVRVGKKGFFGDSSQKDWLLVAGSVFSAIVVVGVAFHIQHASRK, encoded by the coding sequence ATGGCCGATGAGACGACGATCAATGGAGAATTATCTGATCATCGAGAACTGGAAATCTCTGGTGATAATTCCGCTAAAATTTCAGGGCTTACTCTGAAGGTCAGTGATCTTgaacaagaaaatgataaaatcaatcaGCAAAACAAGGAGTATAAGCAGCAGATTGAGGAGTTGGAGGACTCCGTCAAGGTTTTAGGGAATGAGAATGACGAGTTCCAAAAACAGGTCAGCAAGGTGGATACAGAAAATAAGGCTTTAGGAGCCGTGGTTGCTAGAGCTGCAGAGTTGGAAGCTGATGTGTCTAGGCTGCAGCATGATTTGGTATCCACCATGAGCGATTTGCAGGAGACGACGGCCGAGTTGTCAGATATGAGGAGTGAAATGGCGGGGATTACACAGAGGGAGGAGGAAAAGGATGTTATGTTGGAGGCAATTGATAAGGAAAGAAATTTGCTGGTTTCTAAAGTTGAGAATTTGGAGGGAGTGGGGAGTAGTATGAGGAATGAGTTGGAGTGGAAAGGAAAGCAAGTAGGTGATTTAAAGAAGAGGGTTGAAGAGTTGGAAACAACGTTAGCAAGTAGCAAGAATTTGGAGAAGTTGAAGAATGATCTGGAGAAGACCGTTGAGAAAATGAAAGTGGAAATCAGTGTTCTGGAGAGTTGTTTAAATgagaaagagaagatgattagCGCGTATGAAGTGAAGGAAAGAGCAGTTGTGGATGCTGTGAATGGTGGTATTGAACGTGATGGTGCAGTTCGGGTTGGAAAGAAGGGATTTTTTGGTGACTCAAGCCAGAAAGATTGGTTGCTAGTGGCAGGCTCAGTCTTTTCCGCCATCGTTGTTGTGGGGGTTGCTTTCCACATTCAACATGCTTCAAGAAAATAA